Genomic DNA from Halomonas sp. BDJS001:
AAGGCCTGAATGGCGGCCACTTCGGCGGTGGCTTCGCTGATGCCGTAGTCATGAACTAGCGTGCCGATCGTGATGCGCAGCGCTTCGGCGCGGCTATCCCAGCGGTTTTGCCAGAGCACTTCGGTGGCGATATCGAAGGGTTTTTTTGCAGCGTTAATGGGTGCGACGTTCATGGTGGTTACCTATTGGCTTGGTGATGTTTTCTATGCCCAGGCGCATCTGGCCTTGTTCTTCTAGCCGTATCTGCCGCTTTAGCCATGCACCTTGCTTGATGTTCACGTCTGGGTTTGGCTGGTAGCTCGGAACGATCTCTTCGATAATTCCTAGGCTGGCCTTACAGCGGAACCCACAGGCGAACTCGTTGGTGCAGTTCAGATACAGTTCGCGGTAGTCAGGTAGATGCGTCTTCGAAGTCCGCACCTTCATGTAGCTACCGCAGTGAGGGCAGCCGATTCGCAACCGACTGACTTCGTTCGTGGGCACACCTTCTAATTCATCGTCTTGCTCTTCTGGTTCAGTCACTGCGCCCCCTTATTTCGTAGAGGGCGCGGCCTCGGCCGGTGAGGCTGGCCGTGCCCTTGCGCAGTCGTCGGCGGGCGAGCCACTCCGCGGCTTGGTCGAGCGTTTCAAGCCCTTGCTGTTGCCGCACTGCCTCCAGCTGGGTGTCCAGCTCTTCATCCAGTGCTAAGCGAAACTCATGGGGCATTTTGGGTGCTCCTTTTGGGCCTTTTTTGTGCTGCTTTTACGACGCACGCTGGCCCATACTGGTATTCACGATGTCGCTAACGCCGAGTGTTTCGAGCGCTTCTTTCAGCACCAATTGGCGCAGCAAGGTGGCTTTCGACATGCCGGTGTAGTCGACCAGGGCGTCAATCAACTTGGCTTCGTAGTCGTCCAAATTGATGGCGGCATAGCGTTGACGGATGCGACGGGTGTCTTGGTGCATGACGGCGTTCCTTATGCAGAAGCACGAACAACGGGTTAATCGGCGGAAAGGGTTTCTTGGTCGTACTGGGCGATGCCGCGCAGCATGAGCATGCGAGCGGTGGCCGACATCGAACGCATCTCCAGCTGGGTAATACGTTCCAGGCTGCCGCGCTCGGCTTCGGTGAGGTAGGTCATGATTGGCGAATTACACCCTTTGGGGGCATAAATCGGCTTTGGGGCAATGGTGTTAGCGGTGGCCATGGGTTAGGCTTCCTTAATGAAGTAAAAGACTCTAAAAGGGTCGGGTTAGAGGTGGAGCAGGGTGAAAGCAGCCAATATTCGTAAGCCGCATACGCTAGTGTTCTGCCAGGAGGTTGTTCCTGGAGGGAAGCCAGTAAATGTTCCTCATGAGCCCCTGGCGGATGCAGAAGAAAATGAATGTTTCGTCGTCGTGCCAGAGGCACTGGAGGCTATAGGCGGCGAACAGGTGTTCGGCTGGGCTATCTGGGAGTGGCCACGAGTCATGATTGAGGCCGAGTTCCATACCGTTATCCGTACGCCGGACGGTAAGTTGCTCGACGTGACGCCGCGCCCCGTCGGACTCCGCAAGATTGCCTTCATCGAAGACCCGAATCGCCGTTACGAAGGACGTCAGATCGATAACATCCGCAAGCCGCTGCGAGCCGACCCGTTGATCGAACGCTTTATAGGGCTGGGTAATCGGCACTTCGAATTGCTGAACGAAGGTGATCTGGCCGATCAGCACGGTGTAATTGAGGCCCCTGAAGGATTGACGGAAGTAGAGGATGCGATGGCAGAGATTGGCTCCGCGTTGGCGCGCAAATATGGTGCACCCCGTTGAGCGCCCTTTGTGCGTGGTATGCCTAATAGGCAGTGTCGTTGGTTGACTAGCAGCAGGTGTGGCCATGGCAGTGGCTCCCTTGCGTTGTGTAGTGAAGTAAAAGACATAAATAGAATGGTACCGAACGGTTTCCATGTCAAGGGTTTGTGAGGACTAAATGGTTTCATTGGGTGAAAGGCTTAGAGAGGAAAGGGAGCGGCTAGGGTTGTCACAAACCCTCTTCGGTGACCTTGCCCAAGTGACTAAAAAGACTCAAATGCTCTACGAGGGCGGTCAACGTAGCCCGAAAGCAGATTACCTAACGGTCATTGCTGAGCAGGGAGTTGATGTTCAATACGTATTGACTGGAAACCGTTCGGTTCCTGAGTCGCAGCCTCTGGGCATGCCATTAAGGGAGCCAGGGCCAGATCTCTCGCCGGTCAAAATGTACGACATCGAAGCGGCAGCGGGCGCTGGCCGAAGCTTTGAAGGCGAGCCGGTAAAAACCACGCTGTACTTTTCGACGGCTGAGCTTTCCGAACAGGGGCTAGACCCTGCCCAGGTGGTGGGCATCAAAGTGCGTGGCGATTCGATGGATGGCACCCTGGCCGATGGCGATTGGGTGTTAGTGGATCGCAGTAACCGTGATCCGAAACAGGAAGGCGTGTTTTTGTTACTGGTTAGCGGCGAGCGCCGGATTAAACGGGTGCAGCGCTTGGCGGGCGGCGCGCTGTACTTGATTAGTGATAACGAGCACTACCAGCCGGAAATGATCAAGCCTCAGGATATGCATGATGTGGAGATTCTGGGGCGGTGTGAGATTCGGATTGGGCGGGTGGTTTAACGTTGTAATTTAACCCTTTCTTTGGCTCATGAATTCTAATAGGTGGATAAATGCAATTTAAATTTTTACCCGCGCTACTAGTTTTTATGGGCTCCTATTTCCCGCTAAGTATTATCTTGCTTGTTCAAGATTTTGACTCAACTCTTTTTACATGGAAAATTTGCTGGAGTTTCTTTTTTTCTCGTAGTGAATGTTCTATCCCTCTTTTGACGCCTTTGATTAGTATCCCAGTTTTATTGGCTTGTCTTTTATCTTTCTGCCTTGCGCTTTTTTTAATTGGCAAAAGCGAGAATGAAAGAGAAATAAAAATCTTAGACTCCAAGCATATACCAGTTGACTTAATGAATTACGTTTTACCATACGTTGTTTCTTTTATTAGTATTGATTATCAAGATACAAAAAAGCTAATTGCCTATTTGTTATTCTTTTTTTGGCTTTTCTTTATTACTTATAAATCTGGTCGAATTATTCTCAACCCCATGCTAACAATTTTGGGTTGGCGTCTCTATGAGGTTTCTTATGAGGAAAGTTCAACTCCTAGAAACATGAGAGAGCAGAAGAAGGGGCTCGTTTTATCCAATATAACTATAACTTCAGGTGAGTTTTTCGAATCTCAATCTCTTCAAGAGGTCATGGTAGTCAAGGGGGCTAAATGATTGATCAAGCATTAAACGAATTAAAAGGCTTTGACTTTGAAAGCGCCAATGTTCATTTTTGGGTTTTTAAAACCGGCCAAAATGCGAGGGATAAAAAAATCCCGAGGTATACAGGGCGTTGGGTTAGAACTGGCCCAGAAATTGTGCAAGAGCTCAAGAGAATAGCCATCAGTGAAGTAGATAGAATTAGTGAGATTAATGAATATACTTTGCTAGCTCAAAACAATGAGTGTAGTGCGCTACATATACCTTTGGAGCTAACGCATGCCGATATTATAATTTCCTCTTGTGCCGACGAAGAAGAAAAAAATAGGATAAAAAGAATTAAGGAGTTGAGGAATAATGACCTATATATAGCTAAGTTTGTTCATATGGGTGAAATTATTTATGGTGTTAAAAAAAACACCTCAAAGCTGGTCTATTAAAAAAAGAAGAAGTTATGAGTCATTTAGCTATACAGGTGAGTCAGTTGAGCTAAATAACGATGAGTCGTTTGAGCTGGCAAAAACGTTTGATGCTGTTTTTTGGGGAGAGCATGTTTTAGCGTTAAGAGAGAAATCAAAATTCGAGTCAGTATTTAAGTATAAAGAGGCTCATATAGAGAGCTTTAGTGAATTATGTGCCGAGCCTGAGTTTTTAGATATTTTTTCTGATGTTGGGCCTTTAAGTAATTATGTAAATAACAACAAAATGCAGCTTAGACGAGCAGCTGCTATACAGCAAAAAGGGTACTATCGAGATCACGCTTTTATAGAAAGCTTAAGAAGAAATATTGATAGGCTTCAACTGGATATCAATTTTGGGGATGATGGTAAAATATACCCTTGTGAAATGACTTGCCCTGATATATTCAAAGCTTTACTTGAGCATAGGCTTTTATCTCACTATCAAGATCGTCCTTTTGATGTGCCAGATGCTGTTTTAAAATCACCTGGTTAAAAATGCTTTCTCATGCTTATCAGTCTCTTCCTGTTTTTTTGTTCAACGCGTCCATGAACCCATGGACGCGCCTTATTAGATCGCCAAATCCAAAGGTAAATCACTGATATCTTTAAGCCGCTTTCCATCTACCATCACAGACAACAGATCCGCCGCATCGTCCATGCCCAGTGTTGCTAACGTTTCTTGAAGCTCATAGAGCGCAAAGTGATAAACGCAGTCGATATCACCGGTACCCAACGCGATCGAAGCGAGTCGGCTTGGGGTGGGTTCTGCGGTGACGACCACCACATGTGGCAACCTGCCTTTACGGTTGCGTATGAGGTTAAGCGCTTCTGAACGGGCGTTTTGGGCTCTGTCGCTGCGGATTGTCCACTTGCAGGAAATACTCGCGTGCAGTAGTGGAAGGCCGCCGTTTTGCTTGCGAAGGCTGGATAACGTGGTGACCTCATCATCAACAAGGTGGCTATGGCGGTTAATGGTCTCATCGTCTTCCGCTTCACGCACCACGACGATATCCGGCGTAATCGTGTAATCGCTACCCAGCGCTGCGGCGAGTTCGCTATCTGCCTTTGCGGCTTTATCGAGCGCTACCAAGTGGGCGTATTGCTCGTAGCGGGCAATTTCGAGACGGTTGCGGCCACCGACCTGGTGAATATCCCAGGTGCCTGGCCGCAGGTGTTGAAGCTTAAGGAAGGCCGCTTCAACGAAGTGGGCGCAGATGGTTTCAAACTGGTTGCCGGATGTTTGCCCAGCAATTCGTTCGCCAATAGTTTCTGCTTTTAATAGATCGGCTATTCCCTTGGCGATGGCTTTACTGGTTCGGTTGCTGCTATCGGCGTTACTTACCACTCCTTTGTCGTTAGTGGTCAGTGTGGCTTTAAGCAGTTCGGCATGAAATGCTTTCCGTAGGTGTCCAAATTCTGCCGATGTTCCCATTACGCTACCTTGTAAATACGTTTGGCCGATAGTGCGTGAAAGATTTGTGATGCGACGGCTGCTGCCACAGGGGGAGGGAAAGCATTACCAATTTGGCGGTATGCAGCCGTTTTTTTGCCGAAAATTTCCCAATCATCGGGGAAGCCTTGAATTCTGGCGGTCATCTTGGGAGTGAGTTTTGGCATGCCCACGAAGCCCTTTTCGGGAGGCTCATTAGCCAAGACATGCCCATTCACGCCTAAGGCGGCCCAGGCTTTTTTCGCACGGGTGGGGCCGAGGTCTGGCCCGCCGTGCTTCTTGGAGCCACCTACCAACGTGGGCGCGATGGTGTTGGCTTGTTTCGCCCACTCTTCGGCGCCTTCCCATCCACCTTCTTGCATCAGGTCAAGCAGCAACTCGCCCACAGTAGGCGGAGCCACTTTTAAAGGCTCTGGCCATGAGAAGTGTTCGGAGAGCTCTTTGCGAATACCAACGCACACCACTCGGGGGCGAAGTTGCGAAACCCCATAGTCAGATGCGTTGAGCAGACGCCAACCGGTTTCATAACCAAGTACGTTGAGCTGCTCCTCTACTTTGCGGCGGTAGTCGGCAAACCGTGCATCCATCAGGCCGCGAACGTTTTCAAGCATTACGGCTTTGGGGCGGCACTCATCAACAAGACGAATTGCCTCGGGAAAGAGGTCTCTCTCATCAGCTTCGCCAAGTTGTTGGCCTGCCTTGGAGAAAGGAGGGCAAGGAACACCACCTGCTACTAAATCGACACCGTAGTACGGAAGCCCATTGAAGAGCCGTAAGTCTTCTTCCCTGACATTCCACTGTGGGCGATTTAACCGCAGCGTTGCACAAGCGGGCGGCTCGATTTCAACGAGTGCTTCATGTTCAAAGCCAGCCAGCTCAATGCCGAGCGCTTGCCCGCCTGCGCCCGCACACATTTCAAGGGAAGTGAAACGGCCCATAATATCCTCACTAATAAAACGATCGAGCAGCGACGGTGGGAGCCGTGCGCTACTCGATTTTGATCAACAGTGTATCACGTTGAAGGTGGATTTCAGGCCTATGGCCCTTGCCACGTTATGGCAATTCATTTTTGCTAATGTATTGCTTGATTATGTGTTTTTATACAGTATTAGCGCTAAGGAGGCGGTTGGCAAATATTAATTGTCGTCGCTTAATGTGGGGCAAGCACAGGGCAATAGCATGCGAGTGAATTACTTGGGGCCAGCAGTGGTGGGCGTGGAGCACCCAGCAGTGGCCGAAATGGACAGACGAAAATTTCCACCCAGCTGCTATCTGGTTGAGATCAGTGAGGATGCACGCCCAGGCGGGCTTTGGATGGAAGGCGATGTGCTGGTGGTGGATGAGGCGCGTTCGTTCGGCCATGGGGATCTGGTGGTGGCAGAGGTGGAAGGGGAGTACCGATTGTTTAAATCCCACCGCGTGGGTAGCCGTTGCCGGTTATTGCCCACTGCTGGTGGCCAGGGGTGTTTTATCACCGCTAAGCAGTATCGCGGGGTGGTGGTGAGACAGGCTAGGTGTTGGGCGGTGTAGGTTATTTCTTACAAACAGATGGCAAAATGCTTACATGCGTTGCTCAGTTAATTTGGCATAGTGGTGTGGTCGCTTAATAGCACGCGTGGCGGAAACGCTTCGCCAGAAGATTGCGGCAATAAAAACCCCCGGCTATTTGGAGTGGCCGGGGGTTTTGTTTCATCAAAAAATTAAAAGGGGATAGGGAATGAGAAAGGTAACGTTAGCTGCCGTTTTAGGCTGGCTTTTATGTGTTTCATTAGTTGCCCAGGCTAACTGGTACTCAGGCGGTGACCTACACGGCGCAAGTGCTTTGGAATGGCAGCAAGCGAGTGACGCTAACAAGCTGGCAACAGCAGCTGATTTTGTAAGCACCATGCATCAAGGCGGACATTTTAAAGCTGCTATCAGCCGACAAATTAGTGACGTTAATAGCCTGCGTCCGTTGGCACAAGAATTGGTTAATCAGCTTAATGATGCCTTTGAACCAGATCCGGATCCAGCAGAGAATCGTCGCTTATTTTCTAATATGAAGGTGGGTGAAAGTGCTGCGTTACTAATGATCATGATGGGATGGGTAGAACAGTAATTATTAATAAAGCTTATGCTGAATCCCCCGGCCATGTGATGTGGCCGGAGGAATTTATGCTTTAAAAATATAAGAGAAGTGAGTCTGGGAGTAAGTTATGACGCGCTAAACTAGCGCTATTGGCTTACTCCATGCTTTCAATGATATTTGTTTCGATCAAAGTCGGGCCATCAAAAAGGCAGTCAATCCGGTACTTTAATTCTAAATTTAGAGCATTTTTTGCTGTGAATGACGAGACAACGCGCGCCCTACCAGATACATGGGGAATATATGCTAGATCCCAAATTCGGGAAAAGCTGACTGTAGAGGGATTGATTGCTGCTTGCTTAGCGGCAAGCTCACAAGCATCAGCAGCCGCATTTTTTTCGAGGGGTACTCGTGCTGCAAAAGCCTCTCCATCTTGGGCATCTGTGGGCCTGAACCATACATTGAATGCATCTGCCCCAGAACCACATGTCACAAAAAAGACGGGGTCGCCCGTTGTACTGCGAGAAGATGACTTCGCAATTGAGGCGGTGTCGAGTTGGCTGCAGTGCTGGTTTTCAACTGATATCTTGTTTACGGTTGCAATAATTTGTTGTTTAAACTGCGAAGTATCATTGTCCCATAAAAAATCGTCTTCTACATAGATGCGACCACCATCATCATGGCGCTCTATTTCCCGTAGAACCGCATTGGGAACCCAGCCTTTTACATGCGTTAGCCAATCCGGGGTTTGGATCTGAACCTCAGTCCAATCGCTTTGTACACATAGGCGACGTACAGTCGTTGAATTGTCGATCACATGATAGTGATCTCTGCCTAATATTTCAGAGGCCTTGTCATTCCTGATTTTAGGAG
This window encodes:
- a CDS encoding NgoMIV family type II restriction endonuclease; translation: MGTSAEFGHLRKAFHAELLKATLTTNDKGVVSNADSSNRTSKAIAKGIADLLKAETIGERIAGQTSGNQFETICAHFVEAAFLKLQHLRPGTWDIHQVGGRNRLEIARYEQYAHLVALDKAAKADSELAAALGSDYTITPDIVVVREAEDDETINRHSHLVDDEVTTLSSLRKQNGGLPLLHASISCKWTIRSDRAQNARSEALNLIRNRKGRLPHVVVVTAEPTPSRLASIALGTGDIDCVYHFALYELQETLATLGMDDAADLLSVMVDGKRLKDISDLPLDLAI
- a CDS encoding S24 family peptidase; translation: MRVNYLGPAVVGVEHPAVAEMDRRKFPPSCYLVEISEDARPGGLWMEGDVLVVDEARSFGHGDLVVAEVEGEYRLFKSHRVGSRCRLLPTAGGQGCFITAKQYRGVVVRQARCWAV
- a CDS encoding Kiwa anti-phage protein KwaB-like domain-containing protein encodes the protein MVLKKTPQSWSIKKRRSYESFSYTGESVELNNDESFELAKTFDAVFWGEHVLALREKSKFESVFKYKEAHIESFSELCAEPEFLDIFSDVGPLSNYVNNNKMQLRRAAAIQQKGYYRDHAFIESLRRNIDRLQLDINFGDDGKIYPCEMTCPDIFKALLEHRLLSHYQDRPFDVPDAVLKSPG
- a CDS encoding LexA family transcriptional regulator, coding for MSQTLFGDLAQVTKKTQMLYEGGQRSPKADYLTVIAEQGVDVQYVLTGNRSVPESQPLGMPLREPGPDLSPVKMYDIEAAAGAGRSFEGEPVKTTLYFSTAELSEQGLDPAQVVGIKVRGDSMDGTLADGDWVLVDRSNRDPKQEGVFLLLVSGERRIKRVQRLAGGALYLISDNEHYQPEMIKPQDMHDVEILGRCEIRIGRVV
- a CDS encoding DNA cytosine methyltransferase produces the protein MGRFTSLEMCAGAGGQALGIELAGFEHEALVEIEPPACATLRLNRPQWNVREEDLRLFNGLPYYGVDLVAGGVPCPPFSKAGQQLGEADERDLFPEAIRLVDECRPKAVMLENVRGLMDARFADYRRKVEEQLNVLGYETGWRLLNASDYGVSQLRPRVVCVGIRKELSEHFSWPEPLKVAPPTVGELLLDLMQEGGWEGAEEWAKQANTIAPTLVGGSKKHGGPDLGPTRAKKAWAALGVNGHVLANEPPEKGFVGMPKLTPKMTARIQGFPDDWEIFGKKTAAYRQIGNAFPPPVAAAVASQIFHALSAKRIYKVA
- a CDS encoding ogr/Delta-like zinc finger family protein → MTEPEEQDDELEGVPTNEVSRLRIGCPHCGSYMKVRTSKTHLPDYRELYLNCTNEFACGFRCKASLGIIEEIVPSYQPNPDVNIKQGAWLKRQIRLEEQGQMRLGIENITKPIGNHHERRTH